Proteins from one Longimicrobium sp. genomic window:
- a CDS encoding helix-turn-helix domain-containing protein, translating to MQPVLRPLIVLHSDAVFKERLRRIGSQRFKSQFVNDWDGLRTALKEAPPAALVVVDPYTHSYGAEAELAPELRSLLWEYPTATVIAALEVRRQRVRDLRTLGEWGVKEVIALDEEDTLEAISRRLRAAQGRPLQSLLERSLPGTLSGRARALLMAAAEVVAEGGHGRDLAASLRLSERTLLRWAEQADLPPPRRILAWMRVLLACELLDDPGQTVLSVAYTCGYASDSSLRRAVQEFTGVLLTELRQEGAFATASEKFLAELEDTRESGRARRKAERAAARAAAVAAATAAAGAPN from the coding sequence ATGCAACCGGTTCTCCGTCCGCTCATCGTGCTGCACTCCGACGCGGTGTTCAAGGAGCGCCTGCGCCGCATCGGCAGCCAGCGCTTCAAGAGCCAGTTCGTGAACGACTGGGACGGCCTGCGCACGGCGCTAAAGGAAGCGCCGCCCGCCGCGCTGGTGGTGGTGGACCCGTACACCCACAGCTACGGCGCCGAGGCCGAGCTGGCGCCCGAGCTGCGCTCGCTGCTGTGGGAGTACCCCACCGCCACGGTGATCGCCGCGCTGGAGGTGCGGCGCCAGCGCGTGCGCGACCTGCGCACGCTGGGCGAGTGGGGGGTGAAGGAGGTGATCGCGCTCGACGAGGAGGACACGCTCGAGGCCATCAGCCGCCGCCTGCGCGCCGCGCAGGGCCGGCCGCTGCAGAGCCTGCTGGAGCGCTCGCTGCCGGGAACGCTGAGCGGCCGCGCGCGCGCGCTGCTGATGGCGGCCGCCGAGGTGGTGGCCGAGGGCGGCCACGGGCGCGACCTGGCGGCCAGCCTCCGCCTGTCGGAGCGCACGCTGCTGCGCTGGGCCGAGCAGGCCGACCTCCCGCCGCCGCGCCGCATCCTGGCGTGGATGCGCGTCCTCCTCGCCTGCGAGCTGCTGGACGACCCCGGCCAGACGGTGCTGAGCGTGGCCTACACCTGCGGCTACGCCAGCGACAGCTCGCTGCGCCGCGCGGTGCAGGAGTTCACCGGCGTGCTGCTGACCGAGCTGCGGCAGGAGGGCGCCTTCGCCACCGCGTCGGAGAAGTTCCTGGCCGAGCTGGAGGACACTCGCGAGAGCGGCCGCGCCCGCCGCAAGGCCGAGCGCGCGGCGGCCCGTGCCGCCGCCGTGGCGGCCGCCACCGCCGCCGCCGGCGCGCCGAACTGA
- a CDS encoding histone deacetylase, whose translation MRECGSATEPVVASACCPLYPVPCPLKAFYTDRFVLPLPPGHRFPMVKYRRVRERCLEEGIIAPADLAEPPAAAWDELALAHDRAYLDAVREGALPPLAQRRIGFPWSPEMVERSRRSAGATIAASRVALAEAAERGWGVAANLAGGTHHAGPDHGEGFCVFNDAAVAARVLQREGVVRRIAIIDCDVHQGNGTAAIFARDPTVFTFSIHGARNFPFRKERGSLDVDLPDGAEDDAFLAALELHLPHVLDDFRPELAIYLAGADPWRDDRFGRLGMTKEGLAERDRYVLHLLRDAGVPTAIAMAGGYARDTEDTVDIHVTTLRIAAAMHRQNGRSHTEPPSPSGQTRPRVDLR comes from the coding sequence GTGCGTGAGTGCGGGAGTGCGACGGAGCCCGTCGTCGCTTCCGCCTGCTGTCCCCTGTACCCTGTTCCCTGTCCCCTGAAGGCGTTCTACACGGACCGCTTCGTCCTTCCCCTTCCGCCGGGGCACCGCTTCCCGATGGTGAAGTACCGCCGGGTGCGCGAGCGCTGCCTGGAGGAGGGGATCATCGCGCCCGCGGACCTGGCCGAGCCGCCGGCCGCGGCGTGGGACGAGCTGGCCCTGGCGCACGACCGCGCCTACCTCGACGCGGTACGCGAGGGCGCGCTCCCGCCGCTGGCCCAGCGCCGCATCGGCTTTCCCTGGAGCCCGGAGATGGTGGAGCGCTCGCGCCGCTCCGCGGGGGCCACCATCGCCGCCTCGCGCGTCGCCCTGGCCGAGGCGGCGGAGCGGGGATGGGGCGTCGCCGCCAACCTCGCGGGCGGCACGCACCACGCCGGCCCCGACCACGGCGAGGGCTTCTGCGTGTTCAACGACGCCGCCGTCGCCGCGCGCGTCCTCCAGCGCGAGGGCGTGGTCCGCCGCATCGCCATCATCGACTGCGACGTGCACCAGGGGAACGGCACCGCCGCCATCTTCGCGCGCGACCCCACCGTCTTCACCTTCTCCATCCACGGCGCGCGCAACTTCCCCTTCCGCAAGGAGCGCGGCTCGCTCGACGTCGATCTCCCCGACGGCGCGGAGGACGACGCCTTCCTGGCCGCGCTGGAGCTCCATCTTCCCCACGTGCTCGACGACTTCCGCCCCGAGCTGGCCATCTACCTGGCCGGCGCGGACCCGTGGCGCGACGACCGCTTCGGCAGACTGGGGATGACCAAGGAAGGGCTGGCCGAGCGCGACCGCTACGTCCTCCACCTCCTCCGCGACGCCGGCGTCCCCACGGCGATCGCGATGGCCGGCGGCTACGCGCGCGACACCGAGGACACCGTCGACATCCACGTCACGACTCTTCGCATCGCCGCGGCGATGCACCGGCAGAACGGCAGGTCTCACACGGAGCCACCGTCGCCCTCGGGGCAAACCCGCCCCCGGGTGGACCTCCGCTGA